A section of the Agarivorans litoreus genome encodes:
- a CDS encoding glycogen/starch/alpha-glucan phosphorylase yields MAAKKAKATNTVALSKDQFKDAIVKHLRSTCGTDEARANNQAWWKATCAAVNELVFERLTETSKANAEKDSRAVHYLSLEFLMGRLTVNNMHNVGVFGAARDALADLGKDVNDICDEEPDMALGNGGLGRLAACFIDSLATLNYPAVGYGIHYEHGLFRQEIQGGRQIERPDSWREYGNPWEICRPESVQEVPLYGYVETVFGEDGKMRKVWHAGRQIKGVPWDIPVVGYEAKTVNVLRLWESKAADFFDWDVFNAGGYIDSQAEKSQAEAVSKVLYPNDESEAGKELRLIQQYFFCACSLKDIIRRYKRNHSDFSQFSKQAVIQLNDTHPTVAIPELMRILIDEEGLVWDDAWAICKETFAYTNHTLLPEALEKWAVYLFEKVLPRHLEIIYEINRRFLEDEVEAKWPGNDEMKRHLSIIEEGETRMVRMAYLCVVTCFKTNGVAAMHSELVKEDLFPEFYELWPERFVNVTNGVTPRRWLLACNEQLANMYNETVGTDWPLKLDELKGAAKFADDAKFQKNFMAIKREKKVELADKIEELCGIKVSPDAMFNVLIKRLHEYKRQHLALLHILALYRRLLENPDYDMGPQVFIFGSKAAPGYKLAKDIIYAINKVADKVNNDPRIKDKLKVVFMPNYRVTLAEKLFPAGDVSLQISTAGYEASGTGNMKFALNGALTLGTMDGANVEIREEVGDENIFIFGMDCDEVKALKAAGYNPWDYYYGNPELKAVLDWLETDFFTPGAPGELASIKHSLLEGGDPYLVLADFESFTTQYTAVDLAYRDQKKWAKMAIINSASVGKFNSDRSIEDYVDRIWKLEKVMPN; encoded by the coding sequence ATGGCCGCTAAAAAGGCAAAAGCAACAAACACAGTAGCGTTATCAAAAGATCAGTTTAAAGATGCTATCGTTAAACATCTTCGCAGTACTTGTGGTACTGACGAAGCTCGTGCAAATAATCAAGCTTGGTGGAAAGCCACTTGTGCAGCAGTAAACGAGTTGGTTTTCGAACGCTTAACTGAAACCTCTAAAGCGAATGCTGAGAAAGATTCTCGTGCGGTTCACTACCTATCACTTGAATTCTTGATGGGTCGTTTAACAGTGAACAACATGCACAACGTAGGCGTTTTTGGCGCTGCACGTGATGCATTGGCAGATCTTGGTAAAGACGTAAACGACATTTGTGACGAAGAGCCAGATATGGCACTTGGTAACGGTGGCCTAGGTCGTCTAGCTGCTTGTTTCATCGATTCTTTGGCTACTCTTAACTACCCTGCGGTAGGTTACGGTATCCACTACGAGCACGGTCTTTTCCGTCAGGAAATTCAAGGCGGTCGTCAAATCGAGCGTCCTGATAGCTGGCGCGAATACGGCAACCCTTGGGAAATCTGCCGTCCAGAGTCTGTACAAGAAGTTCCTCTATACGGTTACGTAGAAACTGTATTTGGCGAAGATGGTAAAATGCGCAAAGTTTGGCACGCTGGTCGTCAAATCAAAGGTGTGCCATGGGATATTCCTGTAGTTGGCTACGAAGCTAAGACTGTAAACGTTTTGCGTTTATGGGAATCTAAAGCTGCTGACTTTTTTGATTGGGACGTATTCAACGCTGGCGGTTACATCGACTCACAAGCTGAAAAGTCTCAAGCTGAAGCTGTATCTAAAGTATTGTACCCAAATGATGAATCAGAAGCAGGTAAAGAACTTCGTCTGATTCAACAATATTTCTTCTGTGCTTGTTCACTAAAAGACATCATTCGTCGTTACAAGCGTAACCACAGTGATTTCTCTCAATTCTCTAAGCAAGCTGTTATTCAGTTGAACGATACTCACCCAACAGTTGCTATTCCTGAGTTGATGCGCATTCTTATCGACGAAGAAGGCTTGGTATGGGATGACGCGTGGGCTATCTGTAAAGAAACTTTCGCATACACTAACCACACTCTATTGCCAGAAGCGCTAGAAAAATGGGCTGTGTACTTGTTCGAAAAAGTACTTCCACGTCACTTAGAAATCATTTATGAAATCAACCGTCGCTTCTTAGAAGACGAAGTTGAAGCTAAGTGGCCAGGCAACGACGAAATGAAACGTCACCTTTCTATTATTGAAGAAGGTGAAACTCGCATGGTTCGCATGGCGTACCTATGTGTTGTTACATGTTTCAAAACTAACGGTGTTGCAGCAATGCACTCAGAGTTGGTTAAAGAAGATCTGTTCCCAGAGTTCTACGAACTATGGCCTGAACGCTTCGTAAATGTAACAAACGGTGTGACTCCTCGTCGTTGGTTGCTTGCTTGTAATGAACAGCTAGCTAACATGTACAACGAAACCGTTGGTACTGATTGGCCGCTTAAACTAGACGAGTTAAAAGGTGCTGCTAAATTTGCAGATGACGCTAAGTTCCAGAAAAACTTCATGGCGATTAAACGCGAGAAGAAAGTAGAACTAGCTGACAAGATCGAAGAGCTATGTGGTATCAAGGTAAGCCCTGATGCAATGTTCAACGTTCTTATTAAGCGTCTACACGAGTACAAGCGTCAGCACTTAGCTCTTCTGCACATCCTTGCACTTTACCGTCGTTTACTTGAAAACCCAGATTACGATATGGGCCCACAAGTATTCATCTTCGGTTCTAAAGCTGCTCCGGGTTACAAGTTAGCTAAAGACATTATCTACGCAATCAATAAAGTTGCAGATAAAGTGAACAACGACCCACGCATAAAAGACAAGCTTAAAGTTGTGTTCATGCCTAACTACCGTGTAACGCTAGCTGAGAAACTATTCCCAGCGGGTGACGTATCTCTGCAAATCTCAACAGCAGGTTACGAAGCATCAGGTACTGGTAACATGAAGTTCGCGCTAAACGGTGCCCTAACTCTAGGTACTATGGACGGTGCAAACGTAGAAATCCGTGAAGAAGTTGGTGACGAAAATATCTTCATCTTCGGTATGGATTGTGATGAAGTTAAAGCCCTTAAGGCTGCTGGTTACAACCCATGGGATTACTACTACGGTAACCCTGAGTTGAAAGCTGTTCTAGATTGGTTAGAAACAGACTTCTTCACTCCTGGCGCACCAGGTGAACTAGCCTCAATCAAGCATAGCTTGCTAGAAGGTGGTGACCCGTACCTAGTATTGGCAGACTTCGAGTCTTTCACCACTCAGTACACAGCAGTAGACCTAGCTTACCGTGACCAGAAGAAGTGGGCTAAGATGGCTATCATCAACTCTGCTTCAGTAGGTAAGTTTAACTCAGACCGTTCTATTGAAGATTACGTAGACCGTATCTGGAAACTTGAAAAAGTTATGCCAAACTAA
- the pgm gene encoding phosphoglucomutase (alpha-D-glucose-1,6-bisphosphate-dependent) — MAIHPLAGKPAQAEHLANIPRLVADYYLLEPDVSVREQQVAFGTSGHRGSSSKKAFNENHILAVSQAIAEYRLAQGTTGPLYIGKDTHALSEPAFCSAIEVFAANGVEVRYQEGLGYTPTPVISHAILAYNRLGKEQADGVVITPSHNPPEDGGFKYNPPNGGPADGDVTKVVQDRANEILANGLKDVKRIAYDKAIAKPSIVAIDYIKPYVDDLANVLDMDAIAKAKVKIGVDPLGGSGIAYWSVIAETYGLDIEVVNDRVDPTFSFMTLDKDGKIRMDCSSPYAMASLIALKDKFDVAVANDPDYDRHGIVTKSSGLLNPNHYLAVAINYLYSHRSQWGADAAIGKTLVSSSMVDRIATSLDRELKEVPVGFKWFVDGLFDGSIAFGGEESAGASFLRKDGGVWSTDKDGFILALLAAEIIAVTGKDPGEHYQGFVEQFGEPSYKRIDAPASIEQKAVLSALDPAMVEAETLAGETITAKLTAAPGNGAAIGGLKVVTENGWFAARPSGTEAIYKIYMESFKGEAHLALIEQEAQTIVSAALAKAGL; from the coding sequence ATGGCTATTCACCCTTTAGCAGGTAAGCCAGCTCAGGCTGAGCATCTTGCAAACATTCCACGTTTAGTTGCCGACTATTATCTGTTAGAACCAGACGTATCAGTTAGAGAGCAACAAGTGGCATTTGGTACTTCTGGTCACCGTGGTAGTTCTAGCAAAAAAGCCTTTAACGAAAACCATATTTTGGCAGTAAGCCAAGCTATTGCAGAGTATCGTTTGGCTCAAGGAACTACGGGTCCTTTATATATAGGTAAAGATACCCACGCTTTATCAGAGCCAGCTTTTTGTTCGGCCATTGAGGTTTTTGCGGCAAACGGAGTAGAAGTGCGCTACCAAGAAGGCTTAGGTTACACTCCAACGCCTGTGATATCACATGCGATCTTGGCTTACAACCGTTTAGGTAAAGAACAAGCAGATGGTGTAGTGATTACTCCTTCACATAATCCGCCAGAAGATGGTGGCTTTAAATATAATCCGCCAAACGGTGGTCCAGCTGATGGTGACGTAACAAAAGTGGTTCAAGACCGCGCCAATGAAATTCTGGCTAATGGCTTAAAAGATGTAAAGCGTATTGCTTATGACAAAGCAATTGCTAAACCTTCTATTGTCGCAATTGACTACATTAAGCCTTATGTTGATGACTTAGCAAACGTGTTAGACATGGACGCAATTGCTAAAGCGAAAGTTAAAATTGGTGTTGACCCGCTAGGTGGCAGCGGCATTGCGTATTGGTCTGTGATTGCAGAAACCTATGGTTTAGACATCGAAGTAGTAAACGATCGTGTTGACCCAACCTTTTCTTTTATGACCTTAGATAAGGATGGCAAGATCCGCATGGATTGTTCATCTCCTTATGCGATGGCTAGCTTAATTGCACTTAAGGACAAATTTGATGTAGCTGTAGCCAACGATCCAGACTATGACCGTCATGGCATTGTTACAAAGAGCAGTGGACTATTAAATCCAAACCACTACTTGGCAGTGGCGATTAACTACTTGTATTCGCACCGTAGCCAATGGGGCGCAGATGCGGCAATTGGTAAAACATTAGTATCAAGCTCAATGGTTGATCGCATTGCAACTAGCTTAGATCGTGAGCTTAAAGAAGTACCTGTTGGTTTTAAATGGTTTGTAGACGGCTTATTCGATGGCAGCATAGCCTTTGGTGGAGAAGAAAGTGCTGGTGCTTCATTCCTACGTAAAGATGGTGGTGTATGGAGTACCGACAAAGACGGATTCATACTAGCTTTACTCGCTGCAGAAATTATTGCCGTTACTGGCAAAGATCCGGGAGAGCATTATCAAGGATTTGTTGAGCAGTTTGGCGAGCCTAGCTACAAACGAATCGATGCGCCCGCAAGCATTGAGCAAAAGGCAGTGTTAAGTGCGCTAGATCCAGCAATGGTAGAAGCAGAAACCCTAGCTGGTGAAACGATTACCGCCAAGTTAACTGCTGCACCAGGTAACGGTGCCGCAATTGGTGGACTAAAAGTTGTTACCGAGAATGGCTGGTTTGCTGCTCGTCCCTCTGGGACAGAAGCAATCTATAAAATCTATATGGAAAGCTTTAAAGGTGAGGCGCATTTGGCCCTAATTGAACAAGAAGCTCAAACAATTGTTTCTGCAGCTTTGGCAAAAGCTGGTCTATAA
- the seqA gene encoding replication initiation negative regulator SeqA: MKTIEIEEDLYLYIASQTKHIGESASDILRRLLEVDDQKSITDKVDTVGEDNIDERVEEAITVEQSPLTSDTDVASPIADLMDYFNFAEISEAGSSTKRFLSLLSGLHAIDGKRFAKACVLKGSKREYFSQDKDLLLASGKTSKPQAIPSSPYWVITNTNTARKRHILQHVASEMGLHEFQIERLCEAV, encoded by the coding sequence ATGAAAACAATAGAAATTGAAGAAGATTTGTATTTATACATTGCCAGCCAAACTAAACACATTGGTGAAAGCGCCTCAGACATTCTTAGACGACTACTTGAAGTTGATGACCAAAAAAGCATAACTGATAAGGTTGATACAGTCGGTGAAGACAATATAGATGAAAGAGTTGAAGAAGCGATTACTGTTGAACAGTCCCCTTTAACATCTGATACTGATGTCGCTTCCCCAATCGCTGACTTGATGGATTACTTCAACTTTGCAGAAATATCTGAGGCGGGCAGTTCTACAAAACGTTTCTTATCTTTGCTTTCTGGTCTGCATGCTATAGATGGAAAGCGATTCGCTAAAGCTTGTGTCTTAAAAGGAAGTAAACGCGAATACTTCTCACAAGATAAAGACCTATTATTGGCCTCTGGAAAAACCAGCAAGCCACAAGCAATTCCTAGCAGCCCTTATTGGGTTATTACTAATACTAACACAGCTCGTAAACGCCACATTCTTCAGCATGTTGCTAGTGAAATGGGCTTACATGAATTTCAAATTGAACGCTTATGTGAAGCGGTCTAA
- a CDS encoding alpha/beta fold hydrolase, giving the protein MLELHYKEQGQGYPILLIHGLFGSLANLGMLAKRLTELSYRVISVDTLNHGLSPRSDLMDYQHQAKAIKALCDKLDISHCAIVGHSMGGKIAMATAQLYPDLVSTLVVGDIAPVAYQHNHTAVFSGLNSFDPKDISSRNEADELLTKHVQELGVRQFLLKSLAKTDQGWQWLFDVQRLELCYSNIIGWKEFARYNGPCLFIKGEKSDYIMSEHQPIVIQQFPRAELKMIAGTGHWLHAEKPAIFNRLTEQFLAKHI; this is encoded by the coding sequence TTGTTGGAGCTACATTATAAAGAACAGGGGCAAGGCTACCCTATCCTGCTCATTCACGGGCTATTTGGCAGCCTGGCTAATTTAGGAATGTTAGCAAAACGCCTTACGGAATTATCTTATCGAGTAATAAGCGTTGATACCTTGAATCATGGTTTGTCTCCTCGCTCAGATTTGATGGACTACCAACATCAAGCAAAAGCGATTAAAGCCTTATGTGACAAGTTGGATATTTCCCACTGCGCCATTGTTGGCCACTCCATGGGTGGCAAAATAGCAATGGCTACTGCGCAGCTTTACCCTGATTTAGTTAGCACCTTAGTTGTTGGCGATATCGCTCCTGTGGCTTATCAACACAACCATACAGCCGTTTTCTCTGGCCTAAATAGCTTTGATCCTAAAGATATCAGCTCACGTAATGAGGCAGACGAACTACTTACAAAACACGTGCAAGAACTAGGCGTGCGGCAGTTTTTACTAAAATCGTTAGCCAAAACAGACCAAGGCTGGCAGTGGCTGTTTGATGTACAACGATTAGAACTATGCTATAGCAACATTATTGGATGGAAAGAGTTTGCTCGTTATAACGGCCCATGTTTATTTATAAAAGGTGAAAAATCCGACTACATCATGAGTGAACACCAACCAATTGTTATTCAACAATTCCCTCGAGCAGAACTAAAGATGATCGCCGGAACTGGGCATTGGTTACATGCTGAAAAACCTGCAATTTTTAACCGTCTAACTGAGCAGTTTTTAGCCAAGCATATTTAA
- a CDS encoding DUF2788 domain-containing protein, whose product MFAKHIDLIESLALNVGFVILFFFIGMAIQDVLKKGNVPPFGRAIVWLVLFLGCAGFIAKGLIQLSWEGSGLA is encoded by the coding sequence ATGTTCGCAAAGCATATAGATCTTATTGAAAGCCTAGCGCTAAATGTAGGCTTCGTTATTCTATTTTTCTTTATCGGCATGGCTATTCAAGACGTATTGAAAAAAGGCAATGTACCTCCTTTCGGCCGAGCGATTGTATGGCTAGTATTATTTTTGGGGTGTGCAGGCTTTATTGCAAAAGGGCTAATTCAGCTATCTTGGGAAGGCAGCGGCTTAGCTTAG
- the ybfE gene encoding LexA regulated protein → MAKQNTDRTTIDLFAGEKRVGRPRTNPLERKDQLKTNKRNQLKRDRANGLKRIELKVEQPLFEKLNQLATESGISRSELIEKMLNKQVSQFSTNQ, encoded by the coding sequence ATGGCAAAACAAAATACAGATCGAACAACTATTGATCTATTCGCCGGTGAAAAAAGAGTTGGAAGACCAAGAACCAACCCTTTAGAGCGAAAAGATCAATTAAAAACCAATAAGCGCAACCAGCTAAAACGCGATCGTGCAAATGGGCTTAAAAGAATCGAGTTGAAAGTTGAGCAACCTCTCTTTGAGAAGTTAAATCAATTAGCTACTGAGTCAGGCATAAGCCGCAGTGAGTTAATCGAAAAAATGCTGAACAAGCAAGTCAGTCAATTTTCAACAAATCAATAG
- the fldA gene encoding flavodoxin FldA, with product MASVGIFFGSDTGNTEAVAQMIQKELGKKLVEVKDIAKSSKEDIDEFSLILLGIPTWYYGEAQCDWDDFFPDLEQIDFSEKLVAIFGCGDQEDYAEYFLDAMGTINDIVVNKGATVVGHWPIEGYDFEESKALADDAHFVGLGIDEDRQPELTQERVKAWCKQVYEEMCLAELAD from the coding sequence ATGGCGAGTGTAGGAATATTTTTTGGTAGCGACACCGGTAACACCGAAGCTGTTGCGCAAATGATTCAAAAAGAACTAGGTAAAAAGCTGGTTGAAGTAAAAGACATAGCCAAGTCTTCTAAAGAAGATATTGATGAATTTTCATTAATACTGCTAGGTATTCCCACCTGGTATTACGGTGAAGCGCAATGTGATTGGGATGATTTTTTCCCAGACCTAGAACAAATCGATTTTTCAGAGAAACTAGTTGCGATATTTGGTTGTGGTGATCAAGAAGATTACGCTGAGTACTTTTTAGACGCCATGGGTACTATCAACGACATTGTAGTAAACAAAGGTGCTACTGTTGTGGGTCACTGGCCAATTGAAGGCTATGACTTTGAAGAGTCAAAAGCGCTTGCTGACGATGCACATTTTGTTGGCTTAGGTATCGATGAAGATCGCCAACCAGAGCTAACTCAAGAGCGTGTTAAAGCCTGGTGTAAACAAGTATATGAAGAAATGTGCTTGGCTGAATTAGCAGACTAA
- a CDS encoding lytic transglycosylase domain-containing protein encodes MYKYLLLILIGISSGIRADVWFYEDQQGVMHFAQEKKGSKWRLLMRTPKSLDPPKAKLLPQLAPSERPYHQLIVDSAKRHKLDPALIHAVVATESNYRHDAVSRAGAMGLMQLMPATAERFSVTDPFIPEQNIEAGSRYLRWLLDEFESLQLALAAYNSGENTVKRYGFTVPPYKETQNYVTKVIERYKKNLSLIQ; translated from the coding sequence TTGTATAAATACTTATTATTAATACTCATTGGGATATCCAGTGGAATTAGAGCTGATGTTTGGTTTTATGAAGACCAACAAGGCGTCATGCACTTTGCCCAAGAAAAAAAAGGCTCCAAATGGCGTTTATTGATGCGAACGCCAAAATCTCTTGATCCTCCAAAAGCCAAATTATTACCACAACTAGCGCCTAGTGAGCGTCCTTACCACCAATTAATTGTAGATAGTGCTAAGCGTCATAAACTTGACCCTGCTTTAATACATGCAGTTGTTGCCACAGAGTCTAACTATCGACACGATGCGGTTTCCCGTGCCGGTGCTATGGGCTTAATGCAGCTAATGCCGGCGACTGCAGAGCGATTTTCTGTTACAGATCCTTTCATACCAGAGCAGAATATAGAGGCTGGTAGCCGCTACTTGCGATGGTTACTAGACGAATTCGAATCACTGCAACTTGCACTAGCGGCTTACAACTCGGGTGAAAACACAGTTAAGCGTTATGGCTTTACTGTTCCACCGTATAAAGAAACACAAAACTACGTAACCAAAGTTATAGAACGCTACAAAAAAAACTTAAGCCTCATTCAGTAA
- a CDS encoding DUF4442 domain-containing protein, protein MDILLKKAGVAKVILNLWPPFWGSGIRITRLSEDFHDCQVRLAFRWWNKNANRSQFGGSMFAMTDPIYPLMLMAILGNQYHIWDSEASIKFVTPGRGKVFAKFQLDKTFISSIVKAAASGEKFEPEVSTEVFDEKGKVVAVIKRKLYIRLKRQFRPELKQVA, encoded by the coding sequence ATGGATATATTATTAAAAAAAGCTGGAGTTGCGAAAGTTATCTTAAACCTGTGGCCCCCATTTTGGGGCTCAGGGATAAGAATTACTCGACTAAGCGAAGATTTTCACGATTGTCAGGTTCGGTTGGCATTTAGGTGGTGGAATAAGAACGCTAACCGAAGTCAATTTGGCGGTTCTATGTTTGCAATGACGGATCCTATTTATCCTTTGATGCTAATGGCCATTTTAGGCAATCAATACCATATATGGGACAGTGAAGCATCGATTAAGTTTGTAACGCCCGGTCGCGGGAAGGTGTTTGCAAAGTTTCAGTTAGATAAAACATTCATTAGTTCCATTGTTAAAGCTGCTGCTTCAGGAGAAAAATTTGAGCCTGAAGTGTCAACAGAGGTATTTGACGAGAAGGGCAAAGTTGTCGCGGTTATAAAACGTAAGCTATATATTCGACTTAAGCGGCAGTTTCGCCCAGAGTTAAAGCAAGTCGCTTGA
- the fur gene encoding ferric iron uptake transcriptional regulator — protein sequence MSDNNLALKKAGLKVTLPRMKILELLQTPNNQHISAEDLYKLLIDQGEEIGLATVYRVLNQFDDAGIVTRHHFEGGKSVFELNSQHHHDHLVCLDCGKVIEFNDETIEQRQKDIAQENNIKLTNHSLYLYGNCTKADCESRED from the coding sequence ATGTCTGATAATAATCTAGCTCTAAAAAAAGCAGGCCTTAAAGTGACCTTGCCCAGAATGAAAATTCTAGAGCTACTACAAACGCCGAACAATCAGCATATTAGTGCTGAAGATTTATACAAGCTTTTAATCGACCAAGGCGAAGAAATCGGTTTAGCTACAGTTTATCGTGTATTGAACCAATTTGATGATGCAGGTATTGTTACCCGTCATCACTTTGAAGGTGGTAAATCAGTATTTGAATTGAATAGTCAACACCACCACGACCATTTAGTGTGTTTAGATTGTGGTAAAGTTATAGAGTTTAACGATGAAACTATTGAGCAAAGACAAAAAGATATTGCTCAAGAAAATAATATTAAACTCACCAACCATAGCCTTTATTTATACGGCAACTGCACCAAAGCAGACTGCGAAAGCCGCGAAGACTAG
- a CDS encoding flavin prenyltransferase UbiX, translating to MKKKEITLAITGASGAPYALCLLEQLVKKQFTIHLLVSSAAKVVLATEVDEQWPNNSDKAQTFLQERFKAESGQIIVPGKNDWFSPVASGSAAPKIMVVCPCSMGTLASIAMGLSDNLIERAADVVIKEKGKLIMVPREMPFSAIHLENMLKLAKLGVDILPANPGFYHKPETIQDLLEHVTSRILDHIGVENDLVERWGYSGK from the coding sequence ATGAAAAAAAAAGAGATTACTTTAGCTATTACTGGGGCGTCGGGAGCGCCTTATGCGCTGTGTTTATTAGAGCAACTAGTTAAAAAGCAGTTTACTATTCATTTGCTGGTCTCCAGTGCAGCAAAAGTTGTTCTAGCTACAGAGGTTGACGAGCAGTGGCCAAATAATTCAGATAAAGCGCAAACATTTTTGCAAGAACGGTTTAAGGCTGAATCTGGACAAATTATTGTGCCAGGCAAAAATGATTGGTTTTCCCCTGTTGCTTCTGGTTCAGCTGCACCTAAAATCATGGTTGTTTGTCCTTGTAGTATGGGGACGTTAGCCTCTATAGCTATGGGGCTTTCAGATAATTTGATTGAGCGAGCGGCAGATGTGGTTATTAAAGAGAAAGGTAAGTTGATAATGGTGCCTAGAGAAATGCCTTTCTCGGCGATCCATTTAGAAAACATGCTTAAGTTAGCTAAGTTGGGGGTGGATATACTGCCAGCTAACCCTGGTTTCTATCATAAGCCAGAGACCATTCAAGATTTGCTTGAGCATGTAACATCGCGAATTTTAGATCACATTGGTGTAGAAAACGATTTAGTTGAGCGATGGGGCTACTCAGGAAAGTAA
- a CDS encoding HD-GYP domain-containing protein produces the protein MSKTEIPTQSLQVGHYISLPLGWTAHPFMRNSFLIKTNEQLMVVKSLGLELIEVVPSKSKITTPTPNLNDTIEENTAEVTNADPDQAWLNELRDGQKRANKAYLQNAENFRLALTKFTSKPEEAYYSIFEQVNITLQMMFKSSAAHSVYVSLEPSSDEDIFFHSVNVAVLSILVAKNLGFTQKECQHLCIAAMIHDIGELKVPQQIRRKPTEWTQAEQNFYQTHPKFSAELIKKAGSFPKEVLPIVVNHHERLDGSGYPQGLKAKALSKETQLLAIVDAFEHLCAPLPNQKRMTPQEAFAFLYKSADTKYNKLYLEQLMNTLGIYPPGSIVSLSNSSYAMVMSSNPKEKLKPRVLLLDKGKNFSNASILDLAKEELKINKTVKWEDVPASLVKNFDPKLRSCYFFDPEQ, from the coding sequence ATGTCTAAAACGGAAATACCCACTCAGTCATTACAAGTAGGACATTACATCAGCCTTCCTCTAGGGTGGACAGCACACCCTTTCATGCGAAATAGCTTTCTCATAAAAACTAATGAGCAGCTTATGGTTGTAAAATCCTTAGGATTAGAACTCATAGAAGTGGTTCCTAGTAAGTCTAAAATAACGACTCCGACTCCCAACCTAAATGATACGATTGAAGAGAACACAGCGGAAGTCACTAATGCTGACCCAGACCAAGCTTGGCTAAATGAACTTAGAGATGGGCAGAAGCGTGCAAACAAGGCCTATTTACAAAATGCAGAGAACTTCCGTTTAGCACTAACTAAGTTTACCAGTAAACCTGAAGAGGCTTATTACAGTATCTTTGAACAAGTGAATATTACCCTACAAATGATGTTCAAATCTTCAGCAGCCCACAGTGTGTATGTAAGTTTGGAACCTAGTAGTGATGAAGATATTTTCTTTCATAGCGTAAACGTTGCCGTGCTCTCGATCTTAGTCGCCAAAAACCTTGGTTTTACCCAAAAAGAATGCCAGCACCTATGCATAGCAGCGATGATTCACGATATTGGCGAATTGAAGGTACCTCAACAGATACGCAGAAAACCAACAGAATGGACTCAGGCAGAGCAGAATTTTTATCAAACTCATCCAAAATTTAGTGCCGAACTCATTAAAAAAGCAGGCTCTTTTCCCAAAGAAGTTTTACCCATAGTAGTAAACCATCATGAACGCCTTGATGGCTCCGGCTATCCTCAAGGGTTAAAAGCTAAGGCTCTAAGCAAAGAGACACAACTTCTAGCAATCGTAGATGCCTTTGAACATTTATGCGCCCCTTTACCTAATCAAAAGCGTATGACCCCACAAGAAGCTTTTGCTTTCCTCTACAAAAGTGCCGACACCAAATACAATAAACTCTACTTAGAACAGCTAATGAATACACTTGGAATTTATCCACCAGGTTCAATTGTGAGTTTATCAAATAGCAGCTACGCGATGGTTATGTCTAGCAATCCTAAAGAGAAATTAAAACCAAGAGTGTTACTGTTGGACAAAGGAAAAAATTTCTCCAATGCAAGTATTCTCGATTTGGCTAAAGAAGAGTTGAAAATCAACAAAACAGTAAAATGGGAAGATGTACCCGCTAGCCTGGTAAAGAACTTCGATCCTAAACTACGTAGCTGTTACTTTTTCGACCCTGAACAGTGA